From the Budorcas taxicolor isolate Tak-1 chromosome 6, Takin1.1, whole genome shotgun sequence genome, the window AGTGGCTTACTTTGTGCCTTTCTGTTTAGATGAAGATGAGGGGCATCTCTGAAAAGACACCTGTCATCCTGGAGAAACTGGCTTTCGCTAGCCCGGGCTGGCCCGGGTGGACAAAAGCTCCGCAGGATTGCTTCTTACTTCCAGCGAAAGCAGCATCCGCTCCAGCCACCGCTGAGCGACCTAACAGATCCACCGCGGGCTGCTCCTCCCCAACCACCCTCCTCAAACCCCGCTCCTCCAGCCCCCACTCCACCCGgccccctctccccgccccccttAGTTCAGGGAATTTCCCAAGCATCCTAAAGGTTGAGTTTCCTgcctggaggaaggggccaggGCATATAAAAGGTATGCTGAAGACCCGAGGCAGTCACAAGCGCTCTGGAGCTTCGAATCCCGCGCCTTCTCCCTCCTTCGGAACCCTCTGCAGTCCTCTCTTCGCCACTATGAGACTGCTATGCAGCCGCGCCGCCCGCCTCTCCGGCCCCTCCGGCTCCCTGTGCGCGCTGCtcgcgctgctgctgctgacgcCGCCCGTGCCCCTCGCCAGCGGTGAGAGCGCTAGACCAGCCGAGCGCACCCGGCGGGTGGAGCGGAGCGGCGTCCGGGGCGTGGGGAAGTGTCCCAGGCGGGCGGACTGGGAAAGAGCTCTCCCAGCAACCTGCCCTATAACGGTGTCTCTCCTACCCCAGCTGGTCCTGTCGCGGCCGTTGTGAGAGAGCTGCGTTGTGTGTGTTTAACCACCACACCGGGAATTCATCCCAAAATGGTCAGTGATCTGCAGGTGACCGCCGCGGGACCGCAGTGCTCCAAGGTGGAAGTGGTGTAAGTCCTAGTGCGCGGCGCTGTCCACCGTGACCTTTGCAAGAAGGAAGgttttcccccaccccaccatcccGCCTTAGTCTTCAGCCCCCACGTTCATGGGGCATCTTCGTTTTCTCTCTGCAGAGCCACCTTGAAGAATGGAAGGGAAGTCTGTCTGGACCCAGAAGCTCCTTTGATCAAGAAGATCGTCCAGAAAATATTGGACAGGTATCTGTCACTTTGCTCTTTCTGGTTTCTTAATCTGTCTTGGAGTGTGGATTTGTCAAAGTCCTTACCCTATGTCTGAGATTTGGCGACCACATTCCAGaccatgtttaaaataaaaaggatgttctggagaagagaaagttaTTCTCCAAAGTCCTGGGAAAACTCTTATCATGAATCTCAACATGAATTGCCTAAGAGGTTACACAGAACTCACTACTGAGATGTATTTTGTTTGTTAAGGACTCTACCGTCTGCTTTTTATTGATCCTAAACCCTGGTTTGAAAACAAGTTGGGGTAGACAGATGTGTGGAAATTTGGTTAAATTGATATAATTCTTTTTTCAACAGTGGAAAGAACAATTAAAAGAAAGGACCGTGCATCGGAAGAATTGCCCAGTTCCTCAGCAGAATTTTCTGGGGACCTCTGGACCCACTGAAGACAAGAAGCAAGAGCTCATTTTCTCCAATGAATTAGGTTTCTGTATGAATTCCCCActatgaaagagagaaaggaagagggaatCTATGCTTGTCCTTGCAGCTTTCTGCTCAGTTTATGTCCTGTTTAGCATAGTATTTTCTGCTCCttatttgctgttattttaaCTGCTATGCTATTGAATTCTTTAAGAGTTGACTAAATTGTGAATCAAGGAATCACTGATTGTTAATCCTTTCAAGGTGACTACTGTTGTTTCTAGAATGTAGTTCTTACAGTGCCATGGAAAAAGCTGTGTGAGAGTGAATGGAATTTCATTGGAATGCTGTATATGGAGATATATTGTTATCCTCACTCTCTTATGAATTAGGAACTACTTTAGTATTGTTTTTTGGGGAATATATTAGAGAATTTTCTTACTCTTGACCCTGGGAAGATATTTAAGTTATACTGCATTAGAAATCTTAGTGTTATACAGTTATCTGTGTAGAATATATTTCCTTATTTAGAATTTCTAAATATATGAGTTCTATAAGGACTAATATATTCTTGTTCTATAAATTTAGACATTTGATGTCTTCCTAGTATGGCATAATGTCATGACTTACTCATTAAACCTTTGATTTTATGTGGTATTTATTAGCTATTTTATTAGAAGTATTATATTTCTAGCCACTAAGTATGTATTTTGGATTAATAAAGAAGCTAGGAACTAGGTAAATtccttatttctagtttttatagAAATACATCCCTTTAGCTTTTTAAGAGTAAAGGTAATCTTAACAATGATCTATACTTTGAAAGTTCTGAAAACGTATTCAAGGTCTTTGAATATAAACTCattatgtagtttaaaaaaaatgcacagcCTTGCTAAAATTTGCAGACACATGTACTGTATCTTTTTAAGTATTTGACCATTTTGTTGCAAAGAATTACATATGCATCACAATTACTATGTTAAAATTGTACCTTTTAAATGTATCTCAATGGTTTATAGTGCTTCTtttgttctttggaaaaaaataaaagatttataaaatttattcaaGTTCATAGTTTATTGTACTGTTACAACAATGTCATTCCTCCTTAATTCTACATTGCAcatgtgcttgctaagtcacttcagtcatgtttgactttttgagaccctttggaccatagcctgccaggctcctctgtccatgggattctccaggcaagaatactgc encodes:
- the LOC128049973 gene encoding C-X-C motif chemokine 6; amino-acid sequence: MRLLCSRAARLSGPSGSLCALLALLLLTPPVPLASAGPVAAVVRELRCVCLTTTPGIHPKMVSDLQVTAAGPQCSKVEVVATLKNGREVCLDPEAPLIKKIVQKILDSGKNN